One Meriones unguiculatus strain TT.TT164.6M chromosome 5, Bangor_MerUng_6.1, whole genome shotgun sequence DNA segment encodes these proteins:
- the LOC132654051 gene encoding vomeronasal type-1 receptor 54-like yields the protein MNKINKLSGNTKVRNTIYAGAGIGLSGNSFLLLFHILMFIRGQRPRLTDLPISLLALIHILMLVVVVSLVASDIFMPGKRWSDSTCKFVMFLYRSFRSLSLCATSLLSILQDITLSPRSSHLAKFKCKSPHHMLGCLLFLSIFYSSISSPLITYITTTPNLTSSGFTYLSQSCCVVPMSYSVHHTFFILLTSRDVIFVGLMTLSSGYMVIFLCRHKNQSQLLHSASLSLRRSGEQRATRTMLCLMSFFMVMYTLDSVISYLRSIDDDLILFCVHILTVHGYATVSPVLVLSTEKHIINIFRSMYGRMVDIILLGYR from the coding sequence atgaacaaaatcaacaaactgtcaggtaacaccaaggtaagaaacaccatttatgctggagctgggattgggctctcaggcaacagcttccttcttctcttccacatcctcatgtttattcgtgggcagaggcccagactcactgatctgcccatcagtctcttggccctaatccacatactgatgctgGTAGTCGTCGTGAGTTTAgtagcttcagacatttttatgccagggaagagatggagtgactccacatgcaaatttgttatgttcttgtacaggtcttttaggagcctctctctttgtgccactagcctgctcagcatcctccaggACATCACCCTCAGTCCCAGAAGTTCCCATCTAGCAAAGTTCAAATGTAAATCTCCACACCAcatgctaggttgccttcttttcctgagtatcttttattcatccattagcagTCCCCTTATAACATACATAACTACAACGCCTAATCTGACCTCATCTGGTTTTACATACCTCAGTCAATCTTGCTGTGTTGTGCCCATGAGCTACtctgtccatcacacattttttatattattgacctccagggatgtcatctttgtaggtcttatgaccctctccagtgggtacatggtgattTTCCTATGCAGACATAAGaaccagtcccagcttctccacagtgccagcctttccctcagaCGATCTGGAGAACAAAGAGCCACACGGACCATGCTGTGCCTCATGAGTTTCtttatggtgatgtacaccttggacagtgtcatctcctacctaagaagtatagatgatgatctgattttgttttgtgtccatattctcacagtccatggctatgccacagtcagccctgttttggttctcagtactgaaaagcacataattaacatttttagatccatGTATGGAAGGATGGTAGACATCATATTACTTGGGTATAGGTAA